One window from the genome of Halobellus ruber encodes:
- a CDS encoding restriction endonuclease, with product MSDAELLDDLSGFEFEDLMEDVFRNLGYENVRQAERTADKGRDILMEEVVDGTRRAIVVECKHTGSVGRPVVQKLHSAVSTFDFDGPKRGMVVTTGRFTAPAREYATNLREAGDPHPIELIDGTDLREIADEIGLDLYNGRIEIICDETLRPFDPTSGVDAPIREAFRDIDNIDAGGISTPQARAEFQPVVLITADVGAVFETSVGVIHRIDETDRFVVHARRGRPDIMEGAVRRLIQENRRQTTELDEEEFADVFDTIDVHRFGQTETEYKDWAVDRLRERHTTTVSYTGDNNVTYTKTCEPNQSDISVQSITPIYLPEIRQTTRLQQYEYPYEYYAAGPSRVTVEDGIHRCVHCETAGQDTDYTFCTNCGSINCPDHTKTERLEQAPVCTGCAVTERFAFKTKYFYDEGNLETFRAEYEEMPLHEKARENPPLVAGVLVSLLLAPIFGLVSAGII from the coding sequence ATGAGCGACGCGGAACTATTAGACGACCTCTCCGGCTTCGAGTTTGAGGATCTGATGGAGGATGTTTTCCGCAATCTCGGCTACGAGAACGTTCGACAGGCCGAGCGTACAGCCGACAAGGGACGGGATATCCTTATGGAAGAGGTCGTCGACGGAACGCGTCGGGCGATCGTCGTCGAGTGCAAGCACACCGGTTCGGTTGGCCGACCCGTGGTTCAGAAACTCCACTCGGCGGTGTCGACGTTCGACTTCGACGGCCCCAAGCGCGGCATGGTCGTGACGACGGGGCGATTCACTGCTCCGGCGCGGGAGTACGCGACCAACCTCCGCGAGGCTGGCGATCCCCATCCCATCGAACTCATCGACGGCACCGACCTGCGAGAGATCGCCGACGAGATCGGGCTTGATCTCTACAACGGCCGCATCGAGATCATCTGTGACGAGACCCTGCGCCCGTTCGATCCCACCAGCGGTGTCGATGCTCCCATACGCGAGGCCTTCCGAGACATCGACAACATCGACGCGGGTGGGATATCGACGCCCCAAGCACGGGCGGAATTCCAGCCGGTCGTCCTGATCACGGCAGATGTCGGTGCTGTGTTCGAAACGTCGGTCGGCGTTATCCACCGCATCGACGAGACCGATCGGTTCGTCGTCCACGCTCGGCGGGGACGACCCGACATAATGGAAGGGGCGGTTCGTAGGCTCATTCAGGAGAACAGACGCCAGACGACCGAGCTGGACGAAGAGGAATTCGCCGATGTGTTCGATACCATCGACGTTCACCGGTTCGGCCAGACGGAGACCGAGTACAAAGACTGGGCTGTCGACCGACTGCGGGAGCGTCACACCACGACGGTCTCCTACACCGGAGACAACAACGTCACCTACACCAAGACCTGCGAGCCGAATCAGTCGGACATCTCAGTGCAGTCGATCACACCGATCTATCTCCCGGAGATCCGCCAGACAACACGTCTCCAGCAGTACGAGTACCCCTACGAGTACTACGCCGCTGGGCCGTCACGCGTGACGGTTGAAGATGGCATCCATCGGTGCGTCCACTGCGAGACGGCCGGACAGGATACCGACTACACGTTCTGTACCAACTGCGGGAGCATCAACTGTCCAGACCACACCAAGACGGAGCGGCTGGAACAGGCGCCCGTCTGCACGGGCTGTGCCGTCACCGAGCGATTCGCGTTCAAGACGAAGTACTTCTACGACGAGGGGAATTTGGAGACATTCCGTGCCGAGTATGAGGAAATGCCGCTTCACGAGAAGGCACGCGAAAATCCGCCGTTGGTCGCCGGTGTACTGGTGTCGCTACTTCTTGCACCCATATTCGGTCTCGTCAGTGCAGGCATCATCTGA
- a CDS encoding DUF4268 domain-containing protein, producing MSLIGFRREDGEIEYLEEVEYSEEHLEDDLHEVIHSDPRLVMGTLTTRENVVLGSKIQLPTGKEPDLLVCDKRGTLTTIEFKRDRSPRSAVTQLFDYASSLARLDQDEFFDLTTYESLEELYEAFDHEEDTEFDIDDFEREFAEGLESPQLMLVAYTITDDVRRMTRWLRDAHDLKINCVEFDYYERNDAEMFVPTIIGADETQEIKEREASPKQKKYRRFFGDVLERFKEELPGVTSRSASSDSWLTIPAGHSDVEFVWHFKGDPGDKEFHVVMNFQFDESARNEEMLETMLAAIEDRSLDIPEEIHSEEYGSSGYTRLYVRREVGRLDDALEDEELKEWAVDRLAEFHEQLTPVLDEELR from the coding sequence ATGTCACTGATCGGCTTTCGTCGTGAGGACGGCGAAATTGAATATCTTGAGGAGGTGGAGTACAGCGAGGAGCATCTGGAGGACGACCTCCACGAGGTGATCCACAGCGACCCGCGGTTGGTGATGGGGACGCTGACGACCCGCGAGAACGTCGTTCTCGGGAGTAAAATTCAGTTGCCGACCGGCAAAGAGCCCGATTTGCTCGTGTGCGACAAGCGAGGGACGCTCACGACGATCGAGTTCAAGCGCGACCGCTCGCCGCGCTCGGCCGTGACGCAACTCTTCGACTACGCGTCATCGCTGGCCCGGCTGGATCAGGACGAGTTCTTCGACCTCACCACCTACGAGTCGCTGGAGGAACTCTACGAGGCCTTTGACCACGAGGAGGATACGGAGTTCGACATCGACGACTTCGAGCGGGAGTTCGCCGAGGGACTGGAGTCGCCCCAGCTGATGCTGGTCGCGTACACCATCACCGACGACGTCCGGCGGATGACGCGCTGGCTGCGGGACGCCCACGACTTGAAGATCAACTGCGTCGAGTTCGATTACTACGAGCGGAACGACGCCGAGATGTTCGTCCCAACAATCATCGGCGCCGACGAGACGCAGGAGATCAAGGAACGGGAGGCGTCGCCGAAGCAGAAGAAGTACCGTCGGTTCTTCGGTGATGTACTCGAACGCTTCAAAGAGGAACTTCCCGGCGTCACGAGCAGAAGTGCCAGCAGCGACAGCTGGCTCACGATCCCGGCTGGCCACTCGGATGTCGAATTCGTGTGGCACTTCAAAGGCGACCCCGGCGACAAGGAGTTCCACGTCGTGATGAACTTCCAGTTCGACGAGTCCGCACGGAACGAGGAAATGCTTGAGACGATGCTGGCGGCGATCGAAGACCGATCGCTGGATATCCCCGAGGAGATCCACTCCGAAGAGTACGGGAGCAGCGGGTACACGCGGCTCTATGTCAGACGCGAGGTTGGCCGACTGGACGACGCGCTAGAGGACGAGGAACTCAAGGAGTGGGCCGTCGATAGGTTGGCGGAATTCCACGAACAGTTGACGCCGGTCTTGGACGAGGAACTGCGATAG
- a CDS encoding metallophosphoesterase family protein has product MKIGVLSDIHSNAVALEAVLSRLEDANVEEYICAGDVVGYYSRPNETISLLKEVNPLIVRGNHDEGVTTETPTSFNYYAKRSLDWNRRELTEEGMRFLRRLPPTIRTEIGGREVFIAHGSPRNPISEYIHEEDISEEFLDYSFENPPEVVVLGHTHKPYVKKVGDTLVLNPGSVGQPRDRDPRASFAVLETEKPSAEIRKAWYNVDEIAEHTKEYLPRKLADRLYEGK; this is encoded by the coding sequence ATGAAGATTGGCGTCCTTTCGGACATCCACTCGAATGCAGTGGCGCTAGAAGCGGTTCTGTCACGGTTAGAAGATGCCAATGTTGAGGAGTACATTTGCGCAGGCGATGTCGTTGGATACTACTCACGTCCGAACGAAACTATCTCGCTTCTTAAGGAGGTCAACCCCCTGATTGTACGGGGGAACCATGATGAGGGAGTGACGACTGAGACACCCACCTCGTTCAATTATTACGCTAAGAGATCGCTGGACTGGAATCGACGGGAGTTAACCGAAGAGGGTATGCGGTTTCTTCGACGACTTCCACCGACGATTCGAACAGAGATAGGTGGTCGGGAGGTATTTATCGCCCACGGATCGCCGAGGAATCCGATCAGCGAGTACATTCACGAGGAGGACATTTCAGAAGAATTTCTAGATTACAGCTTCGAGAATCCACCCGAAGTGGTCGTTTTAGGACACACCCATAAGCCGTACGTAAAGAAGGTCGGAGATACTCTTGTTCTCAATCCGGGAAGCGTCGGTCAGCCTCGTGACCGTGATCCTCGGGCATCATTTGCTGTCCTTGAAACAGAAAAACCGTCCGCTGAAATCAGGAAGGCATGGTACAACGTCGATGAGATCGCTGAGCACACCAAAGAGTACCTGCCTCGGAAGCTCGCTGACCGTCTCTACGAAGGCAAATGA
- a CDS encoding serine/threonine protein kinase, producing the protein MGGSITLSQVQDKYPRHNLKTKLDSGGQKEVFKGEFDGEDIVLKTIIAEDWEATKRAELEIRAMKEIDSDIMVGLRQDFQDVIDDHEVFVMVEEFVPGGTLQDQLQEEGPSVELAARVGRDVLTVLQEFNEQDFVHRDIKPKNIMIQPDGQVRLLDVGIVRSIGEADTDLTPTDRPAAPGTPGFRAPEQMMNDKERQDTRTDIFSLGITMFATMTGVHPFDVDGMDLQEAIQAGTHRNLSDHFPNPDADGLQELEWYVHKMIETKMHRRFLTPEMALDELERVMEEIA; encoded by the coding sequence ATGGGCGGTTCGATTACGCTTAGTCAAGTTCAGGACAAATATCCCCGACACAACCTCAAAACAAAACTCGACAGCGGTGGGCAGAAAGAGGTTTTCAAGGGAGAGTTCGACGGTGAGGACATCGTTCTGAAGACAATCATCGCAGAGGACTGGGAGGCCACCAAGCGGGCCGAGTTGGAGATTCGGGCTATGAAGGAGATCGACTCCGATATTATGGTCGGTCTCCGGCAGGATTTCCAAGATGTCATCGACGACCACGAGGTGTTCGTGATGGTTGAGGAGTTCGTTCCGGGAGGAACTCTACAAGACCAGCTACAGGAGGAGGGGCCGAGTGTCGAGCTGGCGGCTCGGGTCGGACGCGATGTCCTGACCGTACTGCAGGAGTTCAACGAACAGGATTTCGTCCATCGAGACATCAAGCCGAAGAACATTATGATCCAGCCTGATGGTCAGGTCAGACTCCTTGACGTCGGAATCGTCCGCTCTATCGGGGAGGCAGACACTGACTTGACGCCGACCGACCGGCCAGCGGCCCCCGGTACCCCCGGATTCCGAGCCCCAGAACAGATGATGAACGACAAGGAGCGTCAGGACACGCGGACGGACATCTTCTCGCTTGGCATCACGATGTTTGCCACGATGACTGGGGTTCACCCGTTCGATGTCGACGGGATGGATTTACAGGAGGCCATTCAGGCAGGCACCCACCGAAATCTCAGCGATCACTTCCCCAATCCAGACGCAGACGGCTTGCAGGAGCTGGAGTGGTATGTCCACAAGATGATCGAGACCAAGATGCACCGCCGGTTCCTGACACCGGAGATGGCACTCGACGAGCTAGAGAGAGTTATGGAGGAGATAGCATGA
- a CDS encoding winged helix-turn-helix domain-containing protein has protein sequence MTDDRPVDVNERVTEEWKADTTPGERVRTVMKRTYDSQPVATIAERALTSETTARKHLDILAADGFVESVSRPDERGTWYRRAPRSVVLERAQQLLDSVDVETLSTRIAELRETVREFEEQTGAESPRAAAVDDIGLEPAAMTEWQTAQRNLKLARAALALADATDAVEDGTGSGEQGEPAGISS, from the coding sequence ATGACCGACGACCGCCCCGTCGACGTGAACGAACGCGTCACTGAGGAGTGGAAAGCGGATACCACGCCCGGCGAACGCGTCCGCACGGTGATGAAGCGGACATATGACTCCCAGCCAGTCGCCACGATCGCCGAGCGGGCGCTGACCTCAGAAACGACCGCACGCAAGCACCTCGATATTCTCGCCGCTGACGGGTTCGTCGAGTCCGTCTCCCGGCCGGACGAGCGGGGGACGTGGTACAGGCGAGCACCCCGCTCGGTCGTTCTCGAACGCGCCCAGCAATTGCTCGACTCGGTCGATGTCGAAACGTTGTCGACGCGTATCGCGGAGCTTCGCGAGACCGTCCGCGAGTTCGAGGAGCAGACGGGGGCCGAGTCCCCCCGTGCCGCGGCAGTCGACGACATCGGACTGGAACCGGCGGCGATGACGGAGTGGCAGACTGCCCAACGAAATCTGAAACTCGCACGGGCCGCCCTCGCGCTTGCGGATGCGACGGATGCCGTCGAGGATGGCACCGGATCGGGCGAGCAGGGCGAACCAGCAGGCATCAGTAGTTGA
- a CDS encoding ATP-binding protein, producing the protein MDAFVDRDADIAALQERYDTDEPSLITVWGRRRVGKTELVEHSIRDRDDVVYYQATETTKQVQLDDFVAEATRTFPGIERIRREWEDVLGYLIEQDALIVLDEFPFLIESDESLPSVIQRLWDHEVEGTSATLVLVGSSISMMKEKVMSGGSPLHGRFDMRLQLEELSFDAATEFFPDYDPEETVLAWGVFGGTPHYLQAVDDDRPLRENIRDAVLSKRGFLHDEPEYVLRTELENPNRYFSILKTIAAGNETPNEIAQAAGIDSDQISHYLKNLQDLEIVDREVPVTENPAQSRRGQYVLKDALFRFWFRFVYGQGDKYDRAGTDAYEELIEPHLADAVSPKFEELCRNAAYDLYDGYTFDRVGRWWYQEQEVDVVGLTTGETMVAGECKFTSQPVGYDVLHDLESDVEDIRWTPQGGGDVTHEFCLFSRSGFNRSLIEAEEERDDLRLFSVADVVTAF; encoded by the coding sequence ATGGACGCGTTCGTCGACCGCGATGCGGACATTGCGGCCCTCCAAGAGCGGTACGACACCGACGAGCCCTCGCTGATCACCGTCTGGGGCCGCCGGCGTGTCGGGAAGACGGAGCTGGTCGAACACTCCATCCGCGACAGGGACGATGTCGTCTACTACCAAGCCACGGAGACGACGAAGCAGGTGCAACTCGACGATTTCGTGGCAGAGGCCACACGAACCTTTCCGGGTATCGAGCGCATCCGCCGCGAGTGGGAGGATGTCCTCGGCTACCTGATCGAGCAAGACGCGCTGATCGTCCTCGACGAGTTTCCGTTCCTGATCGAGAGCGACGAGAGCCTTCCCTCGGTCATCCAGCGGCTGTGGGATCACGAGGTCGAGGGCACGAGTGCCACGCTGGTGCTCGTCGGCTCGTCGATCAGCATGATGAAGGAGAAGGTGATGAGCGGCGGAAGCCCGCTTCACGGCCGGTTCGACATGCGTCTCCAGCTGGAGGAACTGTCGTTCGACGCTGCCACGGAGTTCTTCCCCGACTACGACCCCGAGGAGACAGTGCTGGCGTGGGGCGTCTTCGGCGGGACGCCGCACTACCTGCAGGCCGTTGACGACGACCGACCACTGCGGGAGAACATCCGGGATGCCGTGCTCTCGAAGCGTGGATTCCTCCACGACGAACCCGAGTACGTGCTGCGCACCGAGCTGGAGAACCCGAACCGTTACTTCTCGATCCTGAAGACGATCGCCGCCGGGAACGAGACCCCGAACGAGATCGCACAAGCAGCTGGCATCGATTCTGACCAGATCAGCCACTACCTGAAGAACCTGCAGGACTTGGAGATCGTCGACCGGGAGGTGCCGGTGACCGAAAACCCCGCGCAATCGCGACGCGGGCAGTACGTGTTGAAGGATGCACTGTTCCGATTCTGGTTCCGATTCGTCTACGGGCAGGGTGACAAGTACGACCGGGCAGGCACCGATGCCTACGAGGAGTTGATCGAACCACACCTCGCGGACGCGGTCAGTCCGAAGTTCGAAGAACTGTGTCGGAACGCCGCGTATGACCTCTACGACGGGTACACCTTCGATCGCGTCGGCCGCTGGTGGTATCAAGAGCAGGAGGTCGACGTGGTCGGACTGACAACCGGCGAGACGATGGTCGCCGGCGAGTGTAAGTTCACCAGCCAGCCGGTGGGGTACGACGTACTGCACGACCTCGAAAGCGACGTGGAGGACATCCGTTGGACGCCGCAGGGCGGGGGAGACGTCACTCACGAGTTCTGCTTGTTCTCCCGGAGTGGCTTCAACCGGAGCCTGATTGAGGCCGAAGAGGAACGTGACGACCTCCGCCTGTTCTCGGTCGCGGATGTCGTCACCGCGTTCTGA
- a CDS encoding glutathione S-transferase family protein — protein sequence MGRNMLVDGEWKTDLEPYTDEDGAFDRVETSFRDWIRGTYRSADDIVTDGPEPEAGRYHLYVARNCPWAHGAALTRQLAGLTDAITMDIVDPVREDEGWEFTPEKEGCTPDTVNGADYLREVYVAADPEYTGRVTVPVLWDTQEDTIVNNESIEIMRMFATAFDGVGDEGLDLYPEGYREEIDRIIDAIYDSINNGVYRAGFAESQEAYDEAVTDVFDALDYWDEVLADQRYLAGDRLTLADVRMFPTLVRFDHCYHTAFNCDRQYLHQYEHLWPYLRDLYQTPGVAETVRMEHIKDQGYYQGEITPIGPDIDFDAPHDRDRLSSEEPAVQT from the coding sequence ATGGGACGGAATATGCTCGTCGACGGCGAGTGGAAGACAGACCTCGAACCGTACACCGACGAGGATGGTGCGTTCGACCGGGTCGAAACCTCGTTCCGCGACTGGATTCGCGGTACGTACCGAAGCGCGGACGACATCGTCACAGACGGGCCGGAACCCGAGGCCGGCCGCTACCACCTCTACGTCGCGCGGAACTGTCCGTGGGCACACGGGGCTGCGCTCACGCGCCAGCTGGCCGGACTCACCGACGCCATCACGATGGACATCGTCGATCCCGTCCGCGAGGATGAGGGCTGGGAGTTCACGCCCGAAAAGGAGGGCTGCACGCCCGACACCGTCAACGGCGCCGACTATCTGCGCGAGGTGTACGTCGCGGCCGATCCCGAGTACACGGGACGCGTGACCGTGCCCGTGCTGTGGGACACGCAGGAAGACACCATCGTCAACAACGAGTCGATCGAGATCATGCGGATGTTCGCCACCGCGTTCGACGGTGTCGGTGACGAGGGTCTCGACCTGTATCCCGAGGGCTACCGCGAGGAGATTGACCGCATCATCGACGCCATCTACGACTCCATCAACAACGGTGTCTACCGTGCCGGCTTCGCGGAGTCGCAGGAAGCCTACGACGAGGCTGTCACCGACGTGTTCGATGCGCTCGATTACTGGGACGAGGTGCTGGCCGACCAGCGGTACCTTGCGGGCGACCGGCTGACTCTCGCAGACGTGCGGATGTTCCCGACGCTCGTCCGCTTCGACCACTGCTACCATACGGCCTTCAACTGTGATCGGCAGTACCTCCACCAGTACGAGCACCTCTGGCCATACCTGCGCGACCTCTACCAGACGCCGGGTGTCGCAGAGACGGTGCGAATGGAGCACATCAAGGATCAGGGCTACTATCAGGGGGAGATCACGCCCATCGGCCCGGATATCGACTTCGACGCGCCGCACGACCGCGACCGGCTGTCGAGTGAAGAGCCAGCAGTACAGACATAG
- a CDS encoding helix-turn-helix domain-containing protein, with translation MNPTAAKIVLAAQRGDSINRISNKIGTSYSWVYDWIGRLDDAEIISNTDSGIRVRDYEMRRRYEEMMGTLYSRDDVSQEDAYVIPHFTGMEFAYTEIDAAYVWTHGGFQIARGHDDYPVFIEVHERDVDRWIEFFERFGIDTTVGERPDAADVDGSVHYVLFPQAEGIDVEWVDGNPVIPMDDAVSQMMEARPAYEPALEMIADEHDVEIDVSHHDQMTAD, from the coding sequence ATGAATCCCACCGCTGCGAAGATCGTCTTGGCGGCACAGCGTGGGGATTCAATCAACCGAATCTCGAATAAGATCGGTACGTCGTATTCGTGGGTCTACGACTGGATCGGTCGCTTAGACGACGCAGAAATCATCTCAAATACAGATAGCGGAATTCGAGTTCGGGACTACGAGATGCGACGGCGCTACGAGGAGATGATGGGGACGTTGTACAGCCGCGATGATGTTTCACAGGAGGACGCGTACGTGATCCCCCACTTCACCGGGATGGAGTTCGCCTATACGGAGATCGATGCCGCCTACGTCTGGACGCACGGCGGATTCCAGATCGCCAGAGGCCACGACGACTACCCCGTGTTTATCGAGGTTCACGAGCGCGACGTCGATCGGTGGATCGAGTTCTTCGAGCGGTTCGGGATCGACACGACCGTGGGTGAGCGCCCGGACGCGGCCGATGTTGACGGGAGCGTCCACTACGTCTTGTTCCCGCAAGCAGAGGGCATCGACGTTGAGTGGGTCGACGGCAATCCCGTGATTCCGATGGACGATGCGGTCAGTCAGATGATGGAGGCCCGGCCGGCGTACGAACCGGCATTGGAGATGATCGCCGACGAGCACGACGTGGAGATCGACGTGAGTCACCACGACCAGATGACTGCTGACTGA
- a CDS encoding amidohydrolase family protein, protein MPVDIAISDALVLTVDERNRLYERGTVLVDDGRITEVRKSEDGDGEIEATHTIDGDGKLVMPGLVNAHTHLELTPLIGAFSDLDLLEMMGSMTAIYGRLGEGDFDYLVEAGYELAALNFLLGGVTTINSMDVRPSSGAETFGEAGLRGFFGPTITDLFWDVPVDEQFDRARTFIDEYHDTYDGRIRATICPHDDWSCTRDLWERTADLAAEYPDLLVHTHLLELEESNTMARANGGEDSLDLLADVGLLDDRLVAAHFRVADEADIERTAEADASVAHCPSVFCYWNPDAEMQWTPVPELREANVDVGLGIDDHYWHDSYSMFGEARQARLAANVKRTTGQFSSMELVRMLTIDGARALGIGDEIGSIEPGKRADIILLNVDKPKFTPLTNVPAHVVNNAAPADVETVIVDGDIVMQGGAPKTMDSDTVQQRVEEAVERFADETGWELDIGGGEPPGSVETIRDLPKRGPARLLSRLALQSARDKFPF, encoded by the coding sequence ATGCCTGTTGACATCGCTATCTCTGATGCGCTTGTTCTCACCGTCGACGAGCGCAACCGTCTGTACGAACGTGGGACGGTGCTCGTCGACGACGGTCGAATCACGGAGGTGCGCAAGTCCGAGGACGGCGATGGGGAGATCGAAGCAACGCACACGATCGATGGCGACGGAAAATTGGTGATGCCCGGATTGGTCAACGCCCACACCCACCTCGAACTGACGCCGCTAATCGGTGCGTTCAGCGATCTCGACCTGCTGGAGATGATGGGCAGTATGACGGCCATCTACGGCCGTCTTGGCGAGGGCGACTTCGACTATCTGGTCGAGGCAGGGTACGAACTTGCCGCTCTGAATTTCCTCCTCGGGGGCGTCACGACGATCAACTCGATGGATGTCCGGCCGAGTTCGGGCGCGGAGACGTTCGGCGAAGCGGGCCTCCGCGGCTTCTTCGGCCCGACAATCACGGATCTGTTCTGGGACGTCCCCGTCGACGAGCAGTTTGACCGCGCTCGAACGTTCATCGACGAGTACCACGATACCTACGACGGCCGGATCCGGGCGACGATCTGCCCGCACGATGACTGGTCGTGTACGCGCGACCTCTGGGAGCGCACGGCCGATCTCGCGGCCGAGTATCCCGACCTGCTCGTCCACACCCACTTACTGGAACTCGAAGAGAGCAACACGATGGCGCGAGCAAATGGCGGCGAGGATTCGCTCGATCTGCTCGCTGACGTCGGATTGCTCGACGACCGACTGGTTGCGGCGCACTTCCGCGTCGCCGATGAGGCGGACATCGAGCGGACTGCCGAGGCAGATGCGTCTGTGGCACACTGTCCGTCGGTGTTCTGCTACTGGAACCCGGACGCCGAGATGCAGTGGACGCCCGTTCCGGAACTGCGAGAGGCGAATGTCGACGTCGGACTGGGCATCGACGACCACTATTGGCACGACTCCTACAGTATGTTCGGTGAGGCCCGGCAGGCTCGCCTCGCGGCCAACGTCAAGCGGACGACCGGCCAGTTCTCCTCGATGGAGCTGGTGCGGATGCTGACGATCGACGGTGCTCGGGCGCTGGGTATCGGCGACGAGATCGGGAGCATCGAACCGGGTAAGCGGGCGGACATCATCCTCCTCAACGTGGACAAGCCGAAGTTCACGCCGCTGACCAACGTACCTGCCCACGTCGTGAACAACGCCGCGCCGGCGGACGTGGAGACGGTTATCGTCGACGGAGACATCGTGATGCAAGGTGGGGCACCGAAGACGATGGATTCCGACACAGTACAGCAACGCGTGGAGGAGGCAGTCGAGCGCTTTGCCGACGAGACGGGGTGGGAACTGGACATTGGAGGCGGTGAACCGCCGGGGTCGGTCGAGACGATTCGAGACCTCCCAAAGCGTGGGCCCGCCCGCCTGCTCTCTCGTCTCGCCCTCCAATCGGCACGTGACAAGTTCCCCTTCTGA
- a CDS encoding alpha/beta fold hydrolase has translation MDGSDPAIVFVHGGLGSLWNPYPQLDAFEGERELVTYSLAGNGNSTTRTEQSLTGHVTDLRNLLDALDVDRPIVHGHSYGTAIALEYAKRHPTAGLVLHAGGDHDLTPAWEKPLLRLFLALRLYHLPANDALIRQLAYSVGFHEETAEAVVEDFLQSNPLPRRRSAWTTVTEAFWGYDGRSDTERVDVPALVIHGPADGIVPVDAARGTARRLPESVFCRMERTGHVAMIERPAAYNRLLRALLAAIEAERDLESAVRDRLGEHNSE, from the coding sequence ATGGACGGGTCGGATCCAGCAATCGTGTTCGTCCACGGTGGCCTCGGCTCGCTGTGGAACCCGTATCCGCAACTGGACGCGTTCGAGGGCGAGCGAGAGCTGGTGACGTATTCGCTGGCCGGAAACGGCAACTCCACGACGCGTACCGAGCAGTCACTCACCGGGCACGTCACCGACCTCCGGAATCTGCTCGACGCACTTGATGTCGACCGACCGATCGTCCACGGCCACAGTTACGGCACCGCCATCGCGCTCGAATACGCCAAACGCCATCCGACGGCTGGCCTCGTGCTCCACGCAGGGGGTGATCACGACCTCACACCGGCGTGGGAGAAACCGCTGTTACGGCTGTTCCTCGCGCTTCGACTGTATCACCTGCCTGCGAACGACGCGCTCATCCGTCAACTGGCCTACAGCGTCGGCTTTCATGAGGAGACGGCCGAGGCCGTCGTCGAGGATTTCCTGCAATCAAATCCCTTGCCGCGCCGCCGCTCGGCGTGGACGACCGTGACCGAGGCGTTCTGGGGCTACGATGGACGCTCCGATACCGAGCGGGTCGACGTGCCCGCGCTCGTCATCCACGGCCCTGCCGATGGGATCGTCCCGGTCGATGCGGCACGCGGGACTGCGCGTCGGCTCCCCGAGAGCGTGTTCTGCCGGATGGAGCGCACCGGTCACGTCGCGATGATCGAACGGCCGGCTGCGTACAATCGGCTCCTCCGGGCGCTCCTCGCGGCAATCGAAGCTGAGCGTGATCTCGAATCGGCGGTTCGTGATCGGCTTGGCGAGCATAACAGCGAATAG